In a single window of the Acidobacteriota bacterium genome:
- a CDS encoding type IV toxin-antitoxin system AbiEi family antitoxin, with product MRSQSSQLRVEEWVDKEIAFGRSAFSLDRVESELPQYSETAIKRSLNRLSRKGTIISAHKGYYVIVTPQYSSRGILPPALFIDGLMRFLERSYYVGLLNAAAFYGAAHQVPQEFFVFTSFPPMRPTVKKGIKINYITRKEIPDDLLEDRKTETGVVKISSPELTAADLVQHHKRVGGLNRVVEVLSELTEAIRIEKLNNEFIQFVPTAVIQRLGYLLETATGAESLADGLYKAAALNVEKFFPVPLSTTKRKRGFPVETRWNVVVNETIDTE from the coding sequence ATGAGATCACAAAGTTCGCAACTTAGAGTCGAAGAATGGGTAGATAAGGAAATTGCTTTCGGCCGGAGCGCTTTCTCTCTGGATCGAGTTGAGAGTGAGCTGCCGCAGTATTCTGAAACCGCGATCAAACGTTCTCTGAACCGATTATCACGAAAGGGCACCATAATTTCCGCCCACAAGGGCTATTACGTTATTGTCACGCCTCAATACTCTTCACGCGGGATTCTTCCTCCGGCACTATTTATTGACGGACTAATGCGTTTCTTGGAGCGTTCATATTACGTTGGCCTTTTAAACGCTGCTGCATTTTACGGCGCGGCACACCAGGTGCCTCAAGAGTTCTTTGTTTTTACGAGTTTTCCGCCCATGAGGCCGACCGTGAAGAAGGGGATAAAGATAAATTACATAACCAGAAAAGAGATCCCAGATGACCTTCTCGAAGACCGAAAGACCGAAACTGGAGTTGTGAAGATTTCCTCGCCAGAACTTACCGCCGCCGATTTGGTGCAGCACCATAAAAGAGTCGGCGGTTTGAACCGAGTAGTTGAAGTGCTCTCAGAGCTGACCGAAGCGATCCGCATCGAGAAACTAAACAACGAGTTTATTCAGTTCGTTCCAACTGCCGTAATTCAGCGGCTCGGTTATCTGCTCGAAACAGCAACAGGTGCAGAGTCACTCGCCGACGGGCTCTATAAAGCCGCGGCGTTAAATGTCGAAAAGTTCTTTCCTGTGCCATTAAGTACAACAAAAAGGAAACGTGGATTTCCGGTTGAAACGAGATGGAATGTAGTTGTAAATGAAACGATAGATACCGAATAG
- a CDS encoding lytic transglycosylase domain-containing protein: MDVLSRARLFEATIEKVAKSEGVDPLILWTIAYNETRFRPWLTSPKNAQGLMQFMPATAARFGLKDPYEPTSSLYAAAKYVKYLGRLFDWKLESVLAAYNAGEGTVSAYLYGRNLKSNGRLINASQRRTVNGVPPYKETLGYVSQGVEVYRWLKQQGRFGTAPTPFAAEKYPRSEREIKATEVQESKAILVFYDPRTGRRSLISRETSDEPRQLSFGPVIVGQNIPTNSARRARSTFAGEIVLSTHDR, from the coding sequence ATGGATGTACTTTCACGTGCCAGATTGTTCGAGGCGACGATAGAAAAGGTCGCAAAAAGCGAAGGCGTCGACCCGCTCATCCTATGGACAATCGCCTATAACGAAACGCGGTTCCGGCCATGGCTGACAAGTCCAAAGAACGCTCAGGGATTGATGCAGTTCATGCCCGCGACTGCTGCCCGGTTTGGGTTAAAAGACCCGTATGAGCCGACCTCATCGCTGTATGCGGCGGCGAAGTATGTGAAGTATCTGGGACGGCTATTTGATTGGAAACTTGAGTCTGTTTTAGCCGCCTATAACGCCGGCGAAGGCACCGTTTCTGCGTATCTTTATGGGCGAAATCTAAAGTCGAACGGACGATTGATCAATGCCTCCCAACGGAGGACGGTCAACGGTGTCCCGCCGTATAAGGAAACTCTGGGATATGTTTCGCAAGGCGTCGAGGTGTATCGCTGGCTCAAGCAGCAAGGCAGATTTGGCACGGCTCCGACGCCATTCGCCGCCGAGAAATATCCCAGGAGTGAAAGGGAGATCAAGGCAACGGAGGTTCAGGAAAGCAAAGCAATTTTGGTTTTCTATGATCCGCGAACCGGTAGACGAAGCCTGATCTCTCGTGAAACTTCAGACGAGCCGCGACAACTCAGTTTCGGCCCTGTTATTGTCGGACAAAACATTCCAACAAATTCGGCCCGGCGAGCTCGCTCAACTTTTGCCGGAGAAATTGTTTTATCAACCCACGATCGATAG
- a CDS encoding AAA family ATPase, with amino-acid sequence MIPFDASRPQINPRELVSDGKHGELFQLMAGHGYVPDEQVFEDFCESLKSGRAWLISGTRGSGKTAFPEALAAACNLSMCVVAGRDGLKQEEILYDWDNEEQAVWMREHLALAKQLPLDEQAEFLDNARRSKWQRRFLILGEVGMAYDLAASAASSTPMKPPPVLILDESDKFGASIEDSLLMPLERGLIYIPRYEGGTIGVPDWNSRPIVITTSNDLRHKLSSPFISRHVYSRFASPSLEKELEILSTRNKSATSAHLALTTKLIDAVRGIAGMEDHPSVRESIDIVAALERDLVESLNSKNLVRYFCYFVKTGASRELLTLQLDYLLGMMHAFHPDIDSWLGSRDASWKIRWPQLADNSL; translated from the coding sequence ATGATTCCGTTTGACGCATCCCGTCCACAGATCAACCCCCGCGAACTTGTCTCAGACGGAAAGCACGGTGAGCTTTTCCAACTGATGGCTGGACACGGATACGTGCCCGACGAGCAAGTATTCGAAGACTTCTGTGAGAGTCTTAAGTCTGGACGGGCATGGCTTATTTCCGGTACGCGCGGCAGCGGGAAGACTGCATTTCCCGAAGCGTTAGCCGCCGCCTGCAATCTTTCAATGTGTGTTGTTGCCGGACGCGATGGGTTAAAACAGGAAGAGATCCTCTATGACTGGGATAATGAAGAGCAAGCCGTGTGGATGAGAGAACACCTGGCTCTCGCAAAACAACTGCCACTTGACGAGCAGGCCGAGTTTCTCGACAATGCCCGACGCTCTAAGTGGCAGCGCCGATTTCTGATTCTTGGTGAAGTAGGAATGGCATACGACTTGGCGGCAAGCGCGGCGTCGAGCACTCCAATGAAACCACCGCCGGTGTTGATCCTTGATGAAAGCGATAAGTTTGGGGCCAGCATTGAAGATTCACTTCTTATGCCGCTCGAACGTGGACTGATCTACATTCCACGATACGAAGGCGGAACGATAGGCGTTCCCGACTGGAATTCGAGACCGATCGTGATCACGACCTCAAATGATCTGCGCCACAAACTCAGTTCGCCGTTCATTTCGAGACACGTTTACAGCCGGTTCGCGAGTCCTTCGCTGGAAAAGGAGCTTGAGATCTTATCGACAAGAAATAAAAGCGCGACTTCAGCCCACTTAGCACTTACAACCAAGCTGATAGACGCCGTTCGCGGAATCGCCGGAATGGAAGATCATCCGAGTGTCCGTGAGTCGATCGACATCGTTGCGGCTCTCGAACGCGACTTGGTTGAGTCTCTGAATTCGAAAAACTTGGTCCGATATTTTTGCTATTTCGTAAAGACCGGAGCATCCAGAGAACTGCTGACTCTTCAACTCGACTATCTCTTGGGGATGATGCACGCCTTCCACCCGGACATCGATTCTTGGCTAGGCTCGCGTGATGCCAGTTGGAAGATTAGGTGGCCGCAGCTCGCCGACAATTCCCTATGA
- a CDS encoding type IV secretory system conjugative DNA transfer family protein yields the protein MFSREWIEKFDASYGIPRKANEQYLPSYQAFWQWSADIGMCVFFFALGLLGSIVCLFAGYLLDVYGLITLVFWAMALICIAGSLVDSYSLMWAYRVRRMSTAHGSARWAKASDLIRCGLMNRIRGLPLPANALPLAKAFWGRDVFLPASQWLRHFVMFGPTGSGKSKTFFMSMIRAILNKSSCLVYDPKGELFAQTARSAETIYRLDLNEPKRSDRWNFIPKCRNDPAFACQIAGMMIGIEGRRRSNADPFWGDAEQIALTAILLHIAEVFREKAIPAFAADFLLFLSGDGDQAFNDAMMNSPSLYAKQAYLAFRQAPVQTRGSILIGLYNKLRPFTLAPARMVTLPPTKDEAALGCRSINFADLRKPGTAIYLVVSEGAADVYKEFIATFIGQAVMEMRLDGVNEPEHPCFVLIDEAYQLNVSEVKRISGIGRGRGVGLGLGYQDLPQMYDQYGREQANAILGTIMTKIFLPGLDDVTAEYASKQLGETTIFSKTFQDFPGKKQDNTRYAEQKRALMLPNEIRQTAAHSEVLIISDTAPPIRAAYPPFAVHKNTYSAAIKGTPREIHLGDIDPQFSFTDSGQANQAAEHDKAALKEVISSEVDRICSKERLSELAFPSAKEPALDSLEHQLDGESAKKDPVYNALNNLPVEVGYFSAQGNGGSLVIEHASI from the coding sequence ATGTTTTCGCGTGAATGGATTGAGAAATTCGACGCTTCCTACGGTATTCCAAGGAAAGCAAATGAGCAGTATCTGCCATCGTATCAAGCGTTTTGGCAGTGGTCGGCTGACATTGGCATGTGTGTTTTCTTCTTTGCTTTGGGATTACTCGGTTCAATAGTCTGCTTGTTTGCGGGATATCTTTTAGACGTTTATGGTCTGATAACTTTGGTCTTTTGGGCGATGGCTCTGATCTGTATTGCGGGCTCGCTTGTAGATTCCTATTCACTAATGTGGGCGTACCGCGTTCGACGAATGAGTACCGCTCATGGCTCAGCGCGGTGGGCGAAGGCATCCGATCTGATTCGCTGCGGTCTGATGAATCGGATTAGAGGATTGCCATTACCTGCAAATGCGCTTCCTCTCGCAAAAGCGTTTTGGGGTCGCGATGTATTTCTTCCCGCAAGTCAGTGGCTTCGCCACTTTGTTATGTTCGGCCCGACCGGTTCCGGTAAATCAAAGACTTTTTTCATGTCCATGATCCGGGCGATCCTGAACAAGTCGTCATGTCTGGTTTACGATCCAAAAGGCGAGCTTTTCGCCCAGACTGCCCGTTCCGCCGAAACGATTTATCGTCTGGACCTCAACGAACCGAAAAGAAGCGATCGATGGAACTTCATTCCGAAATGCAGAAACGATCCGGCATTTGCGTGTCAGATTGCCGGAATGATGATCGGGATAGAAGGCCGACGCCGCTCAAATGCCGATCCGTTCTGGGGCGACGCCGAGCAGATAGCTTTAACCGCAATTTTACTTCATATCGCAGAAGTTTTTCGCGAGAAGGCAATTCCCGCCTTTGCTGCAGACTTTCTTCTCTTCCTGAGCGGTGACGGCGATCAGGCCTTCAACGATGCGATGATGAATTCGCCAAGCCTCTACGCGAAACAAGCGTATTTAGCTTTTCGACAGGCACCGGTTCAGACTCGCGGATCCATTTTGATAGGTTTGTACAACAAGCTTCGACCGTTCACACTTGCACCTGCTCGGATGGTAACGTTGCCGCCAACCAAAGACGAAGCGGCACTTGGCTGCCGCTCGATAAACTTCGCAGACCTTCGCAAACCCGGTACAGCAATTTACCTGGTCGTCTCGGAAGGGGCCGCCGACGTCTATAAAGAGTTTATCGCTACCTTCATCGGACAGGCCGTTATGGAAATGAGGCTCGATGGTGTAAATGAACCAGAGCATCCGTGCTTCGTTCTCATAGACGAGGCTTACCAGTTGAATGTATCGGAGGTCAAAAGAATATCGGGTATCGGGCGCGGACGTGGTGTTGGACTTGGTCTCGGATATCAGGACTTACCTCAAATGTACGACCAATACGGTCGTGAGCAGGCGAATGCGATACTCGGCACCATAATGACCAAGATCTTTCTGCCTGGCCTTGACGATGTGACTGCCGAGTACGCCTCAAAGCAGCTGGGCGAAACGACGATCTTCTCAAAAACATTTCAGGACTTTCCGGGAAAGAAACAGGACAACACCAGATACGCGGAGCAAAAGCGTGCCCTCATGCTGCCGAATGAGATTCGACAAACAGCAGCCCATTCCGAAGTGTTGATTATCAGCGACACCGCCCCGCCGATCCGCGCTGCATACCCGCCTTTTGCGGTTCATAAAAACACTTATTCCGCCGCGATTAAAGGCACACCCCGCGAAATCCACCTTGGAGATATTGATCCTCAATTCTCATTTACAGACTCGGGCCAGGCTAACCAGGCTGCCGAACATGACAAGGCAGCTCTCAAAGAAGTTATCTCATCTGAGGTCGATCGAATCTGTTCGAAGGAACGTCTTTCAGAACTGGCTTTTCCATCTGCAAAAGAGCCAGCACTTGACTCGCTGGAACATCAATTAGACGGTGAATCGGCGAAAAAGGATCCAGTTTACAACGCTCTCAACAACCTTCCTGTCGAGGTGGGATACTTTTCTGCCCAAGGTAATGGAGGTTCTTTGGTGATTGAACACGCATCGATCTAA